The Roseovarius sp. EL26 genome contains the following window.
TTAATCAGCTTGCAAAAAGAGCCAGGCGAGCATGCTCCATATGTTGCGGCGCTTTTGTTTTAGCGGCGACAAAGCTGCTCGATGGAAGGCGTGCGGTTACACATTGGGAAGACTGTGATCTCCTCGCTAGTCGTTTTCCAGAGGTCTGCGTCGAAGTCGATCCAATCTTCATCAATGATGGGCCTTTCTGGACATCCGCAGGAATCACTGCAGGGATCGACATGGCTCTTGCCATAGTTCAGGAGGATTTGGGGCGTGCACCCGCCCTTCAACTTGCCCGATCGCTTGTAACGCCTATGATCAGGTCGGCAGGTCAATCACAGTACAGTTCCGATCTCGCGCGGCAGACGCAAGATCTGGATGGTGAATTTTCTGCCCTCCACGATTGGCTCAGGGAAAATCTATCGCGCCCCATCAGCGTCGAGGATATGGCGGTGCGATGCGCGATGAGTTCACGCAGTTTCTCCCGCAGGTATTTGGCAAGCATCGGTGTGTCACCAGCAAAATCGCTTGAAAGAATGCGCGTGGATGCAGCCAAGAACCTTCTATTGGAAACAGATCGCAGCATGAAAACGATTGCCATTGAGTGCGGTTTTCGTGACAGTGAAAAGTTGCGACGGGCCTTTCATCGAAACCTTCACACGTCGCCGTCAAGCTATCAGTCCTTGTTTCGCGATAACTGAATTCGTGCTCAGCGCAGCACCGGTCAAATTGGGCTCTGCTGTTGATTTCGCCGCTTCCATCACGAAAGGCGGCTGCTGAAACGCGAATGTCTCAGGATTGACCCACACATCGTAATATCAAAGGCTTGGCTGTTTTCAGGAACGGCCAGCCTCAGGCGGTCCAAAGCTGAGGTCTTGCTGCATGGGCATTCGGCGGCTGCGAGCCCATCTTTACCGAATGCTGCAATCGGCTCAAATGTCGGCTTTCTCAAGTACCGCTACCGCTGGTTCGCTTTTCGGATTGCCTCCACCATCGCTGTCGCAATTTGTTCCGATGCATTCGCGGAGATCATAATAGAGCGGTGCGAGGTGGGCAGACTGGGCAATCCGTCAGACTCAGCCAGTATCTGCAAGCCATCACAGACGCAGGATTTTGGCAACAATCCGATAGCGACACCGGCGCGAAGTGCTGCCTGAAGACTTGTGAAGCTGCCGCTTTGGAAAGCAATCCTGTGCTTGCGCCCTTGTGCGTCCAGCAGTTGCTTTGGTAGATCGCGCCAGTAACAAGGGCGGTCAAGCACAGCCAAAGGTACGGTTTCGGCCTCGGACCAAATCAAACCCTCGCGAGCGGCCCAGACAATCTCTTCAGTATCGAGAGGTTCGCCGCCCGGATCATCCAGGCCGGAGCAAACGGCAACGTCCAGTTCCCCGGTTCGGATCGCTGCCGCATATCCAGATGTACAGCCCGACCGGGCCAATACCTGAACCCCCGGATGGGTTCGAGAGAACCCCATGAGGATACATTCGAGGACGGTTTCATCAAAATCGTCGGGTAGACCCACGTGGATTGAGCCGGTTAGCGGCTCCCGGAAAAGCTGAGCTGTTTCCCGTATCTCGGCAACGATCAGTTTAGCACGCGAAAGCAGCGCCTCGCCAGCCGGTGTCAGCACCATGCCTTTGGCGGTTCTGAGAAAGAGCGTCGTGCCCAAACCCTCTTCGAGCTTGCGAAGCTGTACACTTATCGCTGATTGTGTTCGCCCGAGTTTTCCTGCGGCAACAGTCAGGTTACCGCATTCCGCGATCCTCACAAAGGTCTGGAGCAGATCGCTATCGATGGGCAGGCGTTCGTTTTCATTCATGCCTTTGATCGTATTTATTCGTTTTTTCTAAATCAACTGAAACCATATGGTCCGGCCAACAAATGGAGGGACCACAATGGATACAATACAGGCAGTGATTTTGATCGGCATTGGCCTTTTCGGCGGGGTTTGGAACGCCATCGCCGGTGGCGCGACGCTGTTCACATTCCCCGCACTCATGGCTGTGGGGCTGCCGCCTGTTGTAGCAAACGCAACAAACTACCTTGCCCTACTGCCGTCGAACGCAGCTGCGCTTCCCGCCTACAGGGAGGAGCTGCGTGGGCTTGGGAAAACCCTTCTACCATTGCTTGTCGTGTCAGGTATTGGCGCATTCATTGGGTCGATCCTACTTCTGGTGTCCGATCCGGATTTTTTTGTCGTGCTCCTTCCTTTTCTCATCCTTGTGGCGACCTGCCTCTTTGCGTTCGGAGACGCGTTGCGGTCATGGTTGCTCAATAAGATGGGCGAAAGCCGTGGGAACAAGGCTATCTACGCAGGCCTCTTCCTTTCTTCGATCTACGGTGGGTATTTCGGTGCGGGCCTTGGATTCATCTTGCTTGCGATTGCGCAACTCATGGGCTTTTCAAATTTTCACATCGCCAACAGCATCAAGAACCTGCTGGCAACGAGCTTCACGATCCTCAGTATCCTCGTGTTTGGAATTGGTGGGTTGATCGCATGGCCGCAAGCAATTGCCATGATGGTGGGTAGCACTATTGGAGGCTATGTCGGTGGCCGTTTGGCTAAGCGCGTGAGCACACGCTATCTTCGAAGTGTCGTCATAGCATTCGGAGTAGTTCTTTCCATCGCGTACTTCGTCCGTGCTTTTGGTTGATACACTTGAGCGCACCCACCCATTGCGTAACGTACGGTGCAATTGATGTGTTGCTCTGCTCGGTCCGATAGCATCGTCGAGCGAAAGACAGAACGGGAGAACCAACAATATGCTGAGAGTGCAAGGTGAAACTCAGACCCTGACCGCCCGCAAGCTGGATGGCCTGGATCCAGCCGAGCTTCAAGCCGTCGAGGCGCTGACTATCACTATGGCGCAGGAGGAGCTTGGTGGCACATTCGAGAGCTCGGTTGACGAATGGCGGTCTGGGCCCGGAGAAACCGTGCTTGGTCTTTCGTTCTTCGACGGAGACGACCCCTGCGGTCTCGTTCTCCTGAAGAGGCCGCCGAAATCCCCTGAGTGGGTGACGCCGAACGATATCTCCTTGCACGGCCTCAAAATCACGACGTCTCACCAAGGGCGGGGGTACGGTCGAACCGCCTTCGAGCTGGCTGTGGAAGCCGCAAAGCAGCGCTGGCCTGAGGCGAGCGGGCTCGTCCTCGCGGTTGATGCGGGGAACGAACCCGCCCTGTCCGTTTATCGGGGTTACGGCATGGCCGACAGCGGGCCGATCTACCGAGGTCGGATCGGATACGAACATCGTCTTGCACTGGCATTTCCACGGGCGGTGCAGGAGTTGGAGAAGTAGGGAACCGGACGTCTACAGGCTCCGCGTTAACGGCAGGTTCGTCCCACGACTTGTTAGTCCAGGCTACAATTCTCGCCGCGCTCTGGGCGAATGGCCGGTTTTCTCGCTGCGTTGCGATGGCCAGATTTCAGCAACCGCAGAAAAGTTCGTGCTGCGAGCGCGCGCAGCGAGAAACCCCAAGGTCTTTTGTGGGTTCTTCGCGACCATTCTCTGCTCGTTAAACGAAGGGCTGCTTGTAGGTGGTTCAGCTAGACAATCATGAATTCTAGAGTCTCAGAAATTTAAAACCCTAAGTGACTGTTTTTGTTGCAACCGCAGTCTCAGCAATTAAGTGATCCGACAGCGCGTGTCGGAGTACGTAAATAATGAGACCGAATTAATGAGACTCGTCTTCCCTATAATTCAACGACTTAAGATTTTCATGCATTTTGATGAATTTCGCTGATTTAGACTTATCAAGCTTGTCTCAGCAAGCTGACACGGCTCCCAGACCGACAGCTTCACAGCGTAAGGATTTGTGCTGAACAATGTTTAGCGACCGAGTGCCATTCCCTGATCGCTTGTGGCCCCAAGCTGCCATTTAACATTGACACCAGATGCTGCGATTGCAGCCCGCATTGCAGACATTCGCCGCAAGCGCAAACCTGAAGTGGATTCGATACTAGAGCAGCAGGTTTAGTGTGAATTTACCGCGGTTGTGTAAATGTCTGCTATAAGTGGTGGCTAGCTCCAAATTGAAGGGCCTTTGCGACTTGTCTCTCATCAGCATCCATCAAAGAGATGGCTGTCATGGATCAGGAAGCCTGGGCCAATCGGTTCTTCGATCACTTAAAGTAGCTATTTTTATATCATGTCCACTATTCAAAACCCGCGTCTTTTGCGATCACGACCGCCTGGGTTCGGTTTTTAGCATTCATTTTTTTACACAGCGTTCGTACATGCAGCTTGATTGTCACTTCCTGTAAATCTAGCCCACGAGCAATCTCTTTATTGGATTGACCAAGGCAAAGCCCGCTTAGGACTTGTCGTTCGCGCTGACTAAATTTCTTCATAAATTCAGTTTCAGGTTTTCCATCAGCGCCTCCTAATGCGGATACAGGTACGAAAGTTTCTCCTGCGATCATAAAACGTACAGCATTTATCAAAGACTTAGCGCCCATTGACTTGGGGACGTATCCAATCGCACCCAGCTCCACGGCTTCCTGTGCAATTCGGTTAGGTGCAGTGCCACTGAGTATAGCAAAAGCCTGGTTCGGATGATTTTTTACCGCATCCGAGAGGCCATTCAAACCATTCATTCCGGGCATGTCGAAATCCAGAAATACGAGATCGAATGGCCCTTTGGCATCTAGCGCCTTCATGGCGCTGACATAGTCGGCAACTGAAACTACTACGGCGCGCCCTTCGGATTCGAGATACGCTGAAATCGTATCTCGAACCATACCGTGATCATCTGCTAATAAAACGCGCATAGCTTTTGGTCGCTCCAACCTTTTATCCTTATCCTATTGTATCGTACCCGGATAAGCTGAGCCAGATAAACCACACTCATTTTTGGAAATCATTAAACTCACGGCATTCTTTCTCTCACAAGCGCCTTGGATTTTCGAAGGTAACAGCACACCAAAGCAGATACTCATTACATCCTTTATTCAATGGCACGTTTATGGAGAGGTTTAACCTTCAATTTCGGGCAGCAAGCTATGCCATTCGGTCATACCGATTATACAAAAGTATATTTATCTCGCCCAATGAACCTGAGCATGTGCAATCCGTCTATGAAATAACATTGACGATACAAAACATCACCAGCACGGAGTTGACCTGTTATGATTAACGCTTTGAAGGCTGCATGGGTGGTACTCGTAGTATGCCTACCCTCACATGTCTTATCGAATGAGACTGTTCTGACAGTTTCCGGTGATATCGCGGCATCAGACAAAGGTGAAACCTGGGCGTTTGATATTATGGACCTAAAGGCTCTCTCAACTGTCAGATTTGAGACTAGCACGATATGGACCGAACGCTCGCACACCTTTGAGGGTGTGCTTTTGATTACTCTGTTAAATCACGTCGGTGCGTCCAAGGGCACAATCAATGCTATAGCCTTAAATGATTATGCGGTGAAGATTCCGACTGCAGATGCTGTCAAAGGTGGTCCAATCATAGCTTACATGCGAGATGGCGTGGAAATGTCCATACGCGACAAAGGACCTTTGTGGATAATCTATCCATTTGATGATAATAAATCTTATAGGTCTGAAGAGTACTATTCGCGCAGTGTATGGCAGCTTAATCGACTTGAAGTCATAGCAGAGAATTAAAGCGGGGTTGAGATCGACAGCAAAGAACCTCCTCAATTTATGGCTAGATGGCCAATCATAGTATTCGTGAGCATGCTAATAGCTTGCCTATTATCGATTGCGTATCTAGGCCGAGCCATAACGTCCGATTTGAATATGCTTTCCACTGCTCAGAATGATGATGTCAGTTGGAATGTATCTCAGCTCGAAGTCGAAGTTCTGCGCCTACAAAATGCAGCTTATGAAGCGGCGCAGGATTCTGACAGTACTCTCTCTGAATTTCGAACGCGATTTGATATCTTCTACAGCCGGGTATCTACCCTGACCCAGAGCATTTTATATGAAAAAATACAGGATAATTCTGTTGTAAAGTCGGGGTTGCAATCCATAACCGACTTTCTTGACACCACCACGCCCATTGTTGATGGGCCTGATGCTGTTTTACGGAATGCTCTTGCTGACATTCAATCACAAATCATCATCATGCGACCGAATATGAGATCTCTTGCGTTAGCAAGTATTCAAATTCATGCACAAGAAGAAGCGATACGGCGCAAAAACTTCTCACAGACATTGGTCAAGCTTTCTATTTCTGGTTTGGCATTAATTTTTGCTCTCATTTTAGCTGTCTTAGTATTGGTAAAACTCTACAGGCGCAGCCAGCGTTTTTCGCACGACAACCAGATCGTACATTCAAAATTTGAAGCGGCAGTAGCCTCCTCGTTGGATGCAGTTTTAGTTGTGGATACGTTCGGTAAAATCATAGAATTCAACGGTGCTGCGGAATCTGTCTTTGGCTATGCTCGGGAAGACGCTCTTGGCGGTGATATGGCCGAAATGATCGTGCCGGAACATATGCGCAAGATGCATTTTGAGGGAATGAACCGATTTCTTGAAACAGGTGATCAGAGGGTAATTGGCGCTGGACGTATACGCTTAGAAGGGATGCGGAAATCGGGCGAAGTTTTCCCGGTGGAACTATCGATATCATTGTCAGAAGCCAATGGAGAGCGCGTATTTGTATCGTTTCTACGCGACATCACCAAAGAGCTTAAGGCCGAAGAGGAACTGCGCAGTGCACGCGACAAGGCACAGGAAAGCGAAAAGGCGAAATCAGAGTTATTGACCATCATGAGTCATGAAATGCGGACGCCCCTAAACGGCATACTCGGTTCCCTTTCGCTTATAAATCTTGATAATCTTAGTGAAAGACAGAAGCGACATCTCAACTCGATCACCGTTTCAGGAGAATTGCTGTTATCTCACGTGAATGATGTTTTAGATCTGTCCAGCCTCTCTGCAGACACCTCTCAACAAGAAGAGACACGGTTTGATCTGCGGGATTTAGTACAGAAGGTTGCAGATAGTCTAAGGGCGAACGCCGAAGCACGCGGCACCAAGTTGAAAGTCGAATTTCTTTCGACAGAGTTGGAAGTTGTACTGGGTTATAAAATGTCTTTGCAGCAGTGCCTGATGAATCTAGTTGGCAATGCTATCAAATTCACCAGTGAAGGTACGGTTGCTATTGAAGTCGAAAGATTATCTTCGGACAATCTTGTGGAAATACGAGTTTCGGACAATGGAGTTGGCATCGCATCAGAAAATCTAGACCGCGTCTTTGAGGAATTTGTGACTATCGATACCACTTTTTCGAGAAAAAATGTAGGTACAGGACTCGGCCTAGCAATTACGAAACGCCTCGTCGAAACAATGAATGGAGAGATCGAAGCTGATAGCATTATCAGCGAAGGTAGCCTTTTTACGATACGGCTTCCTCTTCCTATGGTGGAGCCGATGCCGCAGCCGGATCCTGAAAAATTCGATATTCTACCTATTACCGTGATGGCAAATTTCAAGGCGATCATTGTGGACGACAACGAGATAAACCGTATGATCATGACGGACATGTTGCTGGATATCGGTTTTAATGTTGAACAAGCCTCTGATGGATATGAAGCGATTAAAATGTTGTCTCAAAACGCTTTTGATATCGCTTTTATTGATATCAGTATGCCAGGAATTGATGGCATAGAAACCTTGAATTCTATACGGGCACTAGACGTAGCATGGAGCAATGTCCCTGCCATTGCTGTAACCGCACATACCTCAGAACAAGATAAACGTAAGATCCTTCAAGCGCCCTTTGAAGCCTTGCTGGTAAAGCCGGTCGATCTTAATGAGCTGAATGCAAACATCATCGCGATATTGGAAGGAGAGAAGGACTTCCATATCGATGAGAGCGGCTCAAACACCGTAACAGACTTTCAACGGCGTTTTGGAGAAAAGAAATATCTGGATGCCCTGAAAGATCTGGGAGCTGACTTGCAAAATCTTTACCGTACGCTCGAAAGGGAACCGGAATTGAGTTTAACCACCAAACAAAAAGCTCATAAGCTTTCTGGGTCAGCATCCATTTTGGGAAAACAAAGCTTATGGTCGGATTTGCAAAAAATTGAAAATTGCGACGCCGAAGCTTGGCTGTCTATAAAACACACAGTTTTACCTGAGCTCGCAAGAGAGATTTCAGAACTATTGTAAAGCCATATGATAACCTTTGCATCGCTTTGCGAATGGCACTGAAAAAACAAAGAGTTAATCAAATGTCTACGTTAAGCAGGCCCAGGCTCTATTCCTTTTAATTTGCCTTACGAAGAAAGCTTCATATCTAATTCGTCAGCAAGCAGGCTATCGTTTGCCAAGTGTCCTAGATATAAAAATTGGGCGTGCTGCTTTTCCTCCAATGATGAGGTAAGCCGCGATACCGGAAAGAAGAAAGATCACGCTCGCCGAAAGAGGAATCGTAGATACCGTCACTGGTTCGCCGAAATCTTCGCCTGCAAACAAGCTGAGGTCGCCATCAATTGCAGAAAAGACGGCGTTTTGGTTGGGACCGCCAGTTTGTTTTGATCCGAAGCTGAGATTTACGGCATCAGTTAGTTCATAATACAAAATAGCTGCACCACTTGCGTCTGATTCAGAAAAGTTTGTGCCAGGACCCTCAAACAAAATACTGTCGCCAAGATCTGTCGCAACTAATGCCTGAGGGCTGTTACCCGTAAAGTACGAGGTTAACCCGTCCGCTTTCTGTGCAAAAAAGTATTCTGATTGAGACGCTTCTCCGTCTACATCGTAGATTGCGATTTCTAGGCTGGTAAGCAGTGTTGGATGGAGGAAAGATCCCGACAAATCATCAGTTCCATCGAAGAACTCCAACGTCATGGAAATCCCATTTTCTAAACTGTTGATGCCGTTGCCATAGTACAAAAAACCCAAATCATCCTGTGGACCACCTGTACTGTTTCGATAGTCTGGGATGAAGCCTGGATCGCCAAAATAGTTTTCAGCATTGGGGTTTCGCTGATCGGCAAAATCTGTTTCGCCTTTGATTGTTGTGGTGATCTTCGCATCAACCGTTTGACCGTTATCACTGGCAACGTTTCTAAAGAATATCGTTCGTTCATCTGTTGTATTTCCCAAAAGATTATTGCCGGTTGTTGCGTTAATCATTTGGTCAAAACTTAATGGAACCGCATGTGTTACAATGGGTGCCAATGCGAGCAGACCTCCCAGTACTATTTGTCGAGTAAGAAATAGGATCTCAATACGGTTTACATATTGCGCTATCTTTAAATTGCTCATGACTCATTACTCCAGCTGTATTCGTATGTTCTGACTACCACCAGAATATGATTCAAAATTTATTGGAGCACTGGTGCACTCGGATACTCCAACTATCTTTTGGATAGTGGCTTATCCCAAATTGTCAGCGCCCATTCTGTTGAGCAGATGATGGGTAACGTGTTGTCGGTTATTTTTAAAACAACTGAACTTCTGAGCACTCCGGAGAAACACATGCCTTACTGTAGACGCAGCTCTAAACGTCAAAGCTTTCTGTTTGCCGTTAACTTTACTCTCTTTGCAACTGCATGGATGATTTCATCGATTGCGATTCTGATTTCTTCGCACACAAATTCATTAACAAAACACGCGCCTCATGAAACATATGCCACAGCTCAAAAGGAGGTTCAAAACGAGCTTGATGAGAAATACTCTGATCTATTGGCGAAAGCAAAGCTGGCAATAGAGAGCAAAGAAATTGCTTTAAAGGAAATTCGTGAGCAACTCGTGGTTGGATACGTCGTAGTGAAGGATTTTGAGATAACTGACAACAAGCAAGCACACTGGTTGTCGGAGCCGAAGCTTATGCTTGGCGTAAGCTCTTTGATGGGAGGTAACCTCATAATCAGTTATGCGAATAATACTAAGCAAATATCAGTTGGTGAGCGTATAGACTTCGTTGTTGATGACTGCGATTGTTTTATATTGCTCAAATCCAGCGCTTATGGAAGCGCTACCTTTCGATTTGCCTGTACTCCAGCAGCTCCTAATCATGCCCCTGAAAATGGAAGGTCATTTGTTGAAGCCAAACTACACGAATAAGATGCTGCTTTGATCTCTGACAAAAAAAGGTACCTAAACTCAATTCGGCTCAAAGCGCTATTGGTAGCCTACTTTTCGACTAATGAGTGTTTCTTTTTTCTTTAATAATCATTCCTATGAATTCGCCACGAATGTGCGCAACTGAATGGCAGCTTTCGTGACCATCTAGCTTAGCCTTGCGACCGTAGCGAATGACTGCTTTCCGCCCTGCCCTTCAATCGGTAGATGTCCCGTGACAAGAGGATGGCACTGGGCACACGTCCCACATCGCCGATTAGTCCAAGTACATGAAACTTGAGATATTGTGAGCGGTAGAAATGGGCTCTTCGTGGCCATTCTCCACGTTCGCACATCAACATGCTATGGCCTCGCTCACCACAAAGTTGAACCGTAGCAATGCAATAACCCAGATGAGCCTAACTCTCTCTTAGCTTAAGCCGCCTTTGGAGCAATAAAACCTGACGAAGGATGTAGTTACACGACGATCCAAAATAGTTTTTATGTACCCCAGGGACAGAGTGCTTCGACCTGTCGACGACCAAGTTTATTCAATGTTTTTATGTTATCTATATAAATCTTCTCGGGGTCCAAGACGTGTGCGAGGACTTTAGTCATCTGATCTTGACGCAGAAGATGTATGGTTGGATAGGGTGAGCGATTAGTAAAGTGGCTGAGATCGTCTGCTGCCACACCCTCAAATTGATATTGAGGATGAAATGACGCTAATTGCACATGCTCTGTCAGTTCTGCTTTATCCAATAACTGCTGAAACCAATCGAGTAAGTCGAGGTAATCATCGAACTCTTCTAGACCTTGGGTAAACATGAGCAAGCTAGTGGCAACGTCTTTTTCGTTAGCCCCAAGCAGGCGCTGTAGTTCATTCACATAGAACTGCTTTAATTCTGCATCGGTGGTGGCATCACATACGGCATAATACACTTGGTTTCGGGCTATGACGCTAGAGGAAAATGGGCATAGATTTAATCCGACGACCATTTGTTCAAGCCATCGACGAGTGTTTTTAACCACGTCTTGATGAGCTATTGATAGCGTTTTGAGGTCAAACTTATTGATACGATAGATCCTTTTTTGTTTAGCTTACTTAAAGCATATTTTGCCCATATTCTAATTTGTTTGCAAAAACCAAAACCATCGACTTAGCGCAGTCACAACCGTATATATGGTGTCATACCATCTTTCGCCATTGGCAAGCAGCCCATAGCGGGCCTTTATCGTGCACTTGATAGCGGCACTTCAGCTTCTTCAAAGCAGACATTGATGATCTACCCGAGAGTGTTCAGGCTCCATAGTGTTCCACAACGGTGCATGTAGCCTCACGATTATCGCGCATCCCTAAATCCCACAGAGAGTGAATAATCGGTCCAAAAATCTCTAGATCCAGTCAGTACGTAAATAAGAAATAATCGATGATGGAGGTAATACATTGAGTGCCCTACCCTGGCATAAACAAGTGTCGCGGTTCACATATTGCTTACACGGGCGCGGTATCTAAGCGCGACGTCAAAGGAACTTTGACAAACTGGGCTGATACCACTTACAAAATACTAAAATTGTTCGATTCTAGTTTTAGGAAAGTAAATGGCAAAGCAGTCACTGCAATCTACTGATAAGGCTCTTAAAACGAAGGAAAATACCAACATAGATTCGCCCGACTTATCAAACAACAAGAACCTTGAGATATTGAAAACTCGATTTCCTGTTGGCAAGCTTGATGATCTGGCAAAAGAACACAACACCGACAAGAGTTCAGAGCATCACGACTATACGCGATTGTATGAATTTATGTTGGCGCCTCTTAGATATGAAACCTTTACCTTGCTTGAATTGGGAGTGGGTATTCCAAGTAAAGAAGCGCCATCTTTGAGGGTTTGGCGTGACTATTTCCCTAATGCACAAATTGTTGGGGTGGATATCCGTAAGATCTCCAAGAATTTTGAGGGAGATCGTATTGCTATCGAAATCGGAGATGCTTCTGACCCCAAGTTTTTAACCGCGGTATATGAAAAGTACAAACCGCATGTCGTTATTGATGACGCTAGCCATTTCTGGTCTCATCAAATTATTGGTCTGCGTACTTTACTGCCGTTACTTCCTCCGGGAGGAATCTATTTTATAGAAGATTTACAGACCAGTTTTTGGGAAAATAGCGAATATTCCGATGCGCCAGAGGATTGTGTTTCATTCATGTTACGCCTG
Protein-coding sequences here:
- a CDS encoding GlxA family transcriptional regulator, which gives rise to MPPFYANSQTAAPKQRTVVFVVYPGIVLLDLVGPLQVFTRARHNGTDLPAYVTHVVSLDGGPVETNTIVQIDSAPLSEFLIEPDGPELDTLVIVGGNGAEVAAESALLVKKVNQLAKRARRACSICCGAFVLAATKLLDGRRAVTHWEDCDLLASRFPEVCVEVDPIFINDGPFWTSAGITAGIDMALAIVQEDLGRAPALQLARSLVTPMIRSAGQSQYSSDLARQTQDLDGEFSALHDWLRENLSRPISVEDMAVRCAMSSRSFSRRYLASIGVSPAKSLERMRVDAAKNLLLETDRSMKTIAIECGFRDSEKLRRAFHRNLHTSPSSYQSLFRDN
- a CDS encoding LysR family transcriptional regulator, which produces MNENERLPIDSDLLQTFVRIAECGNLTVAAGKLGRTQSAISVQLRKLEEGLGTTLFLRTAKGMVLTPAGEALLSRAKLIVAEIRETAQLFREPLTGSIHVGLPDDFDETVLECILMGFSRTHPGVQVLARSGCTSGYAAAIRTGELDVAVCSGLDDPGGEPLDTEEIVWAAREGLIWSEAETVPLAVLDRPCYWRDLPKQLLDAQGRKHRIAFQSGSFTSLQAALRAGVAIGLLPKSCVCDGLQILAESDGLPSLPTSHRSIMISANASEQIATAMVEAIRKANQR
- a CDS encoding sulfite exporter TauE/SafE family protein, whose product is MDTIQAVILIGIGLFGGVWNAIAGGATLFTFPALMAVGLPPVVANATNYLALLPSNAAALPAYREELRGLGKTLLPLLVVSGIGAFIGSILLLVSDPDFFVVLLPFLILVATCLFAFGDALRSWLLNKMGESRGNKAIYAGLFLSSIYGGYFGAGLGFILLAIAQLMGFSNFHIANSIKNLLATSFTILSILVFGIGGLIAWPQAIAMMVGSTIGGYVGGRLAKRVSTRYLRSVVIAFGVVLSIAYFVRAFG
- a CDS encoding N-acetyltransferase; translation: MLRVQGETQTLTARKLDGLDPAELQAVEALTITMAQEELGGTFESSVDEWRSGPGETVLGLSFFDGDDPCGLVLLKRPPKSPEWVTPNDISLHGLKITTSHQGRGYGRTAFELAVEAAKQRWPEASGLVLAVDAGNEPALSVYRGYGMADSGPIYRGRIGYEHRLALAFPRAVQELEK
- a CDS encoding response regulator transcription factor — translated: MRVLLADDHGMVRDTISAYLESEGRAVVVSVADYVSAMKALDAKGPFDLVFLDFDMPGMNGLNGLSDAVKNHPNQAFAILSGTAPNRIAQEAVELGAIGYVPKSMGAKSLINAVRFMIAGETFVPVSALGGADGKPETEFMKKFSQRERQVLSGLCLGQSNKEIARGLDLQEVTIKLHVRTLCKKMNAKNRTQAVVIAKDAGFE
- a CDS encoding oxidoreductase, which gives rise to MINALKAAWVVLVVCLPSHVLSNETVLTVSGDIAASDKGETWAFDIMDLKALSTVRFETSTIWTERSHTFEGVLLITLLNHVGASKGTINAIALNDYAVKIPTADAVKGGPIIAYMRDGVEMSIRDKGPLWIIYPFDDNKSYRSEEYYSRSVWQLNRLEVIAEN
- a CDS encoding ATP-binding protein; this encodes MLSTAQNDDVSWNVSQLEVEVLRLQNAAYEAAQDSDSTLSEFRTRFDIFYSRVSTLTQSILYEKIQDNSVVKSGLQSITDFLDTTTPIVDGPDAVLRNALADIQSQIIIMRPNMRSLALASIQIHAQEEAIRRKNFSQTLVKLSISGLALIFALILAVLVLVKLYRRSQRFSHDNQIVHSKFEAAVASSLDAVLVVDTFGKIIEFNGAAESVFGYAREDALGGDMAEMIVPEHMRKMHFEGMNRFLETGDQRVIGAGRIRLEGMRKSGEVFPVELSISLSEANGERVFVSFLRDITKELKAEEELRSARDKAQESEKAKSELLTIMSHEMRTPLNGILGSLSLINLDNLSERQKRHLNSITVSGELLLSHVNDVLDLSSLSADTSQQEETRFDLRDLVQKVADSLRANAEARGTKLKVEFLSTELEVVLGYKMSLQQCLMNLVGNAIKFTSEGTVAIEVERLSSDNLVEIRVSDNGVGIASENLDRVFEEFVTIDTTFSRKNVGTGLGLAITKRLVETMNGEIEADSIISEGSLFTIRLPLPMVEPMPQPDPEKFDILPITVMANFKAIIVDDNEINRMIMTDMLLDIGFNVEQASDGYEAIKMLSQNAFDIAFIDISMPGIDGIETLNSIRALDVAWSNVPAIAVTAHTSEQDKRKILQAPFEALLVKPVDLNELNANIIAILEGEKDFHIDESGSNTVTDFQRRFGEKKYLDALKDLGADLQNLYRTLEREPELSLTTKQKAHKLSGSASILGKQSLWSDLQKIENCDAEAWLSIKHTVLPELAREISELL
- a CDS encoding DUF1415 domain-containing protein produces the protein MVKNTRRWLEQMVVGLNLCPFSSSVIARNQVYYAVCDATTDAELKQFYVNELQRLLGANEKDVATSLLMFTQGLEEFDDYLDLLDWFQQLLDKAELTEHVQLASFHPQYQFEGVAADDLSHFTNRSPYPTIHLLRQDQMTKVLAHVLDPEKIYIDNIKTLNKLGRRQVEALCPWGT